One genomic window of Burkholderia diffusa includes the following:
- the lipB gene encoding lipoyl(octanoyl) transferase LipB: MSVSPVAIVSTPVAVSESPAGSPVQPVAPVTVRWRGSEAYETSFDAMRAFTDTRTADTGDEIWVVEHPPVYTLGQAGDPAHLLVADSGVPLVKVDRGGQITYHGPGQIVVYLLLDLRRRKLMVRTLVTKIEEAVIETLAAYNLASVRKAGAPGIYVASGVHEGAKIAALGLKIRNGCSYHGLSLNVKMDLSPFLAINPCGYAGLETVDMASLEVAADWNDVAHTLVGRLIANLDGESAAADKPQALEHSND, from the coding sequence GTCCACGCCTGTCGCTGTTTCCGAATCGCCCGCCGGGTCTCCGGTTCAGCCCGTCGCGCCGGTCACCGTGCGCTGGCGGGGCAGCGAGGCGTACGAGACGAGCTTCGACGCGATGCGCGCGTTCACCGACACGCGCACGGCCGACACCGGCGACGAAATCTGGGTCGTCGAGCATCCGCCCGTCTACACGCTCGGCCAGGCCGGCGACCCGGCCCACCTGCTGGTGGCCGACAGCGGCGTGCCGCTCGTGAAGGTCGACCGCGGCGGACAAATCACCTACCACGGCCCCGGCCAGATCGTCGTCTATTTGTTGCTGGACCTGCGCCGGCGCAAGCTGATGGTGCGCACGCTCGTGACGAAGATCGAGGAGGCCGTGATCGAAACCCTCGCGGCGTATAATCTCGCTTCGGTCCGCAAGGCGGGCGCGCCGGGAATCTACGTGGCATCCGGCGTGCACGAGGGCGCGAAGATCGCGGCCCTCGGCCTGAAGATCCGCAACGGCTGCAGCTATCACGGGCTGAGCCTGAACGTGAAGATGGATCTGAGCCCGTTTCTCGCGATCAACCCGTGCGGCTATGCCGGACTGGAAACCGTCGACATGGCGAGCCTCGAGGTTGCCGCCGACTGGAACGACGTCGCCCACACGCTGGTGGGGCGTCTGATCGCCAACCTCGACGGCGAATCCGCGGCCGCCGACAAGCCGCAGGCACTGGAACATTCGAATGACTGA